The Solidesulfovibrio sp. nucleotide sequence TCGCGGCCCAGGCCGCCAAGACCGCCACCAGCACCAGGTCGGCCAGGATCGGCCCCTCGCTGCGGGGTTTGATCGCGATCCAAAAAATCGTCAGCAGCGCCGCGTTGGCCAGCTTGACCTTGCGGCCGAGGTTGACCAGGTCCCAGCGCCGCAGCCGCCGCAACACGGAAAACCCTTCCCGGTAGCCGGCCCGGAAGGTGAGGGCCTTAAACACCTGGGCCGCCAAAAAAAGCCCGCCGGCCAGGCCGGCCAGGACCTCGTAGCGGCCCCCGGCCAACAGGCAGGCGGCCGAGAGTCCCCACAGCCCCATGATGCTGGCGGAAAAAAACGTATCACCGATGGCGGACAGGGTGAATGCCGTCGTGGTCTTGACGTTGTCAAGCATTTCCGCCGGCACGAGCCCCCGGGCGATCTTGGTTTCCAGGGACAAAAAAAGGCCCACCAAAAGGGGTGTCCAGAAAAAGTGGGTGTTGTACAGATCCAGGTAGCGCGCGAAGACCTTGTCGCGCGCCGCCGGATCGGGATACAGCACCGTCAGCCCCGGCTCCATGGCGAAGGTCAGGCCCACGTGTTGCAGCCCCCGGGTGTTGTAGGCGGCGCCGACCAGATAGCAGCGCAAAAAACAGGACACCAGGGTCCCGACGCCAAGCTCTCCGCGAGTTTCCCCCAAGGACGCACCGCCTTCCCTGCGCGCCGGCCCCGAGCCCGCCGGCCACGCCCCTTACGCGTTCAGGGTACGGATAAACGATTGTCGGGGTCCCGGTCAAACGGATCGCCGGCCGCCTCGGCCAGAAATCGGCCAAAAGGCGTGCCGGCAAGCCTCGCCCGCCAGGGGGCGCGGCCAAGGAGCCGCAGGTCCCCGGCCGTGTCGCAGTCGGGCAGCCGCGGCAACAGCCCGACGCGCCGCCCGCCCAGCCGCTCCCGGGTGCGGGCGAGGACCTCGGCCGTGCCCCAGGGCATGTCCGCGAACACCGCCGGGCAAAACCCCTCCCGGGTGAAGCCGATGGCGTAGTAGCCCCCGTCCAGGGCCGGCCCGAGCACCGCCTCGCGGCGCGAAAGCAGGCCGGCGGCCCGCACGAGCAGCGCCCCGGTGAGCAGGGGCAGGTCGGCCCCGACCAGCAGGGCCGCCCCGGCCCCGTCGGCGAAGGCCCCGGTCATGGCGGCGGCCATGCGCGCCCCCAGGTCCCCGTCCGCCTGGGGGACAAGGGCGACGGCCGGCCCGCACAGTGCACGCACGGCCGCCCATGCCCCGGCCGGCGCGTGGGCCACGGCCGTGGGCAGCCCCGAGCCGGCGGCGGCGCCCAGGACATTGGCCAGCATGGCCCGATAGGCGGCCAGGGCGAAAGACTCGCCGCACGCGGCGGCCAGGCGCGTCTTGACCTGCCCGCGAAGCGGCGCCTTGGCCAGGACGATCAGGCGCACCGCCACCCCGGCCGCCTCAGCCCGCCCGTTCCCCGGGGCGGCGGGGGCTCGGGGGATAGTGGCGGGCCAGGCGCCGGGGCGAGACGCCCAGGCCATAGAGCGCCAGCAGGGCGAGGTTTCGGGCCGTGGCCCGAAACACGCCCTCGGCCTCGTACCGCCTGGCCGAGGTGACGGCCCGGCCGGGCAGGACGGCCACCCGCCCCCCGGCCCGGGCCACGGCCCGGGCGTAGGCCACGTCCTCCATGACGGGGATGTCGGGAAAACCGCCCAGGGCGAAAAACGCCTCGCGGCGGGTGAAAAAGGCCTGGTCGCCGTAGGGCAGGAAAAAAAACCGGGAGCGCAGGTTGGCCCCGGCCGCCACCAGCCGCAGCCAGGGATGGCCGGAGCGGATGGCCAGGGAAAAGGCGCCCAGGGTCGCCCCGGCCGCCAGGGCCGCGGCCGCGTCCTGGAAGGCGCCGGCCGGCAGCCGGGTGTCGGCGTGCAGGAACAGGAGGTTCTCCCCCCGCGCCGCCGCCGCGCCGGCGTTTTGCTGGCTGGCCCGGCCGGCCGGGGCCGTCAGCCCCGTCACCCCCGGGCGCGACAGCGCCCGCAACGTCCCCCCGGCCGGATCGCCGTCCACCACCACGATCTCCACATCCAGGCCGTAGCCCACCACCCGGGCGTGATCGACCACGGCGTCGATAGCCGCCTCCTCGGCCAGGACGGGGATCACCACGGAAAAAAAAGGACGCAGACGACACGGCGTATTCATAATGGCCTCGACGGGATTGGCCCGGGTGCCGTTGCAATAGATTTTTTTCCTTAAAACCGCTACGGTGACGCCTCATGTCCGTATTCTGTAACCGTCTCCCCCACCGGCGCGTCGCCCCACGGACGCAGGGGGGCTTAACTACCCATGCTTGAAGCCGAATATGCGACCATGTTCGCGGCCGAGGAAGGCCATTGGTGGTACCGGGGCCTGCACGACCAGGCTCGCCGCGCGGTCGGGCTGTGCCGCGAGGGCGCAAAAGGGCCGCTTCGCGTCCTCGATGCCGGCTGCGGTACGGGCAAGGTCCTGGAAACCCTCGAACACGACGGCGGCGTCGACCTCTTCGGCCTGGACATTTCCGCCACGGCCTTGGGCCTGGCCCGGCGTCGCGGCCCCTTCGCCCTGACCCGGGCCTCGGCAGCGGCGCTGCCCTTCGCCGACGCCGCCTTCGACGCGGTGCTGTCCCTGGACGTGCTGGCCAACCTGCCGCCCCACCTGCTCCCCACGGCCCTGGCCGACTGCCGCCGGGTGCTGGTCCCGGGGGGGCGGCTTGTCTGCAACCTGGTCGCCTTCCAGGCCCTTTACGGCGAACACGACCGGGCCGTGGGCGTGGTGCGCCGCTACACCCGGGGGCAGGTCGCCCGGCTGCTGGCCGGGGCGGGCTTTGTCACCGAGCGGCTGACCTACGCCAACACGCTCCTTTTTCCGCCCGCCGCCCTGGTGCGGCTTTGGCGCAAGCGCCCGCGCCCGGGCCGGGCGCCCCGCTCGGACCTCGCCAGGCCGCCGGCGGCCGGCCCCGCCCTTCTGGCCGGCGCGCGCCCGCGGGAAAACATCCTGACAGTGGATTGGGGACTGCCTCTGCCTTTCGGGCTGTCCATCTTCGCCGTGGCCCAAAAGCCCCGCCACCGCAACCCGGGACACGCTCCCCGATGAAGCCAACCATGCCCCCTTCGCTTTCCATCGTCATCCCCGTCTACAACGCCGAGGCCTCCATCGGCCGCCTGGTGGAGCGGCTGCTCGCCGCGCCGCCGGCGGCGCGCACCGACATCGTGCTGGTCAACGACGGCAGCCGCGACGGCAGCCATGCCGCCTGCGTCGCCCTGTGCGAGCGCTTTCCACGACAGGTCGCCTACCTGCGCCTGGCCCGCAATTTCGGCGAGCACAACGCCGTCATGGCCGGCCTAGCCCAGGCCAAGGGCGACTACGTCATCACCATGGACGACGACTTCCAGAATCCGCCCGAGGAAGTGACGCGGCTCCTGGCCGCCGCCGTTTCCTGCGGCTACGACGCGGTCTACGCCGCCTTCCGGGAAAAGCGCCACGGCCGGCTGCGCAACTGGGGCAGCCGGTTCAACGACCGGGTGGCGACCTATCTCCTGGGCAAGCCGCCCCAGCTCTACCTGTCGACCTTCCGGTGCCTCAGCCGTTTCCTGGTCGACGAGATCGTCCGCTACACCGGCCCGGGTCCGTACGTGGACGGATTGATCCTGCGCACCACGGACAACATCGGCCAGGTGGCGGTGGAACACCGCGACCGGGAGGCCGGCCAGTCGGGCTACACGCTGTGGAAGCTCATGCGCCTGTGGCTGACCATGTTCGTCAACTTTTCCATCGCGCCCCTGCGCTTCGCCTCGCTGCTCGGGCTTGGTATCGGCGGCTTCGGCCTGGTCATGGCCGTCTGGAGCCTGCTCGAAAAGCTCTTCGGCGTGGACGTGCCCGCCGGCTGGACCACGCTGTACATCACGGGCATCATCTTTTCCGGCATCCAGCTCGTCATGCTGGGGCTTTTGGGCGAATACGTCGGCCGCACGCTCCTGGAGACCAACCGCTCGCCCCAGTACGTGGTGCGCGAAATCCACGGCGGCGACGGCCGCCCGGACAAGGAGCCCGGGGCATGATCCCAAGGCTTGCCGCCGTGCGCCACATCGACGTGCCCACCGTGCGCGACCCGCGGGGCTGCCTGTCCGTGCTCGAGGGCGGGCGCCAGTTGCCCTTCCAGGTGGCCCGGGTCTTCTACATGCACGGCATGACCGCCGACCGGGGCGGCCACGCCCACCCCGACACCGAGCAGTGCGTCATCGCCGTGGCCGGCTCCCTGCGCCTGGACCTGACCGACGGCCTCGCCAGCGTCTCCCACGTCCTTGACGACCCGACGCGCGGCCTTTATGTGCCGCCCATGGTGTTCATCGACATCCGGGACCTGAGCCCGGACGCCGTGTGCCTGGTGCTGGCCAGCACCATCTACGAGCCGGCCCGCGTCATCCGCACGCTGGCGGCCTACCTGGAGGCGGCAGCCGCCCCATGAGCACGCCCGCCATCCGACTGGCCTTTTCCCGATCCTGCCGGGCGCGCTCGGGCGTGTTCGCCGACATGGGGCACGTCCTGGCCTGGTTCGCGGCCAAGGACCGCCGCGATCGGTTCACGGTGCGCCGCGTGCCGCTTTCGGCCCTCGACCAGTGGGCCTACCTGCCCTCCCCCCTGCGTCTGGGCCACCGCTCGGGGCGGTTTTTCACCATCGAGGGCATCGGCGTGGAGAGCTCCTGCGGCCCGGTGCGCTCCTGGGACCAGCCCATCATCAACCAGCCCGAGGTCGGCATCCTGGGGCTTTTGGCCCGTGAGATCGACGGTGTGCTGCATTTCCTCATGCAGGCCAAGATGGAGCCCGGCAACGTCAACATCCTCCAGCTCTCGCCCACCGTCCAGGCCACGCGCAGCAACTACTGCCGGGTCCACGGCGGCCACACCCCGCGCTATCTGGAATATTTCACCGAGCCGGGCCTGTCCCGGGTGCTCCTCGACCAGCTCCAGCCCGAACAGGGCGCGCGCTTCCTTTACAAGCGAAACCGCAACATGGTCGTGGCCGTGGACCACGACGTACCGGTCCACGAGGACTTCTGCTGGCTCACGCTCGGGCAGATCAAGGCGCTGCTCGCCCACGACAACATCGTCAACATGGACGCCCGCACCGTGGTTTCGCTCATCCCCATGGCCGATCCCGACGAACCGCCGGATGACGGCCAACTCGACGGCGTCACCGGCTTTCGCCGCGACATCTACCTGTCCTTTTGCCGCTCGGACCGGGAACGCCATACCATGGACGCCATCATGACCTGGCTGACCGTGGGCAAGGCCCGCCACGCCATGCGCCTGACCCCCCTGCCCCTGGACGGCCTGCGCGGCTGGAAGGTGACCGACGAGGCCATCTTCCACGAATCCGGGCTCTATTTTTCCGTCATCGGCGTGGACGTCGCCGCCCACACCCGCGAGGCCACCCGCTGGTCCCAGCCGCTGTTGCACCACCAAGGCGAAGGGCTGGTCGGTTTCCTGTGCCAGCGCCACGGCGGCGTGCTCCACTTCCTGGCCCGGGGAAGCCTCGAACCCGGCAACCGCGACGGCGCGCAGATCGGCCCCACGGTGGCCTGCTCCGAGGTGGCCGCCCGGGCCGGCCGTTATTGCGCCCCGCGCTTTTTGGAGCGCTTCCTCGACCCGGCCGGGCTCACCGTGCGCTACGACGCCGTCCAATCCGAGGAGGGCGGCCGCTTCCACCACTTCCGCAACCGCTACATGATCGTCGAACTGCCGCCGGGGCTGCCCCTCGACACGCCGGAACACTACCTCTGGATGACCCTCGGCCAGCTGTGGCGCATGGCCCGCCACGGCCACGTCAACATCGAGGCCAGAAACCTGCTGGCCTGCCTGGGGGCCGAGGAAAGCCCGCGATGAAACTGCTCGTGTGCGGCGGTTCGGACATTTTTTTCCGGCGCGTGCTGCCGGCCCTGCCGGGCCTTGGGGTCGCGGCCGTGGAAGTGGCCTCGCGCTCCGGCCGGCGCGCCCCGGCCGAAACGCCCCTTCCCGTGACCTACGCCGACGACGCCCTGGCCGCCCTGGAGAGAAGCCCGGCCGATGCCGTCTACGTCAGCACCGAAAACAGCCGCCACGCCGCCCTGGCCCTGGCCGCCCTGGAAAGCGGCCGCCACGTCGTCGTGGACAAGCCGGCCTTTCTCGACCTCCCCACGGCCGAGCGCGCCGCCGAACTGGCCGCGAAAAAGGGCCTGGTGCTGGCCGAGGCCACGGTCTGGGCCGACCATCCCCGCGTGGCCGCCATCCGGGACGCCTTCGCCGCAGCGGGAAGTGAGCCCACCCGCCTGTCCGTGGTCTTCTCCTTCCCGCCCCTGCCGGCGGGCA carries:
- a CDS encoding class I SAM-dependent methyltransferase, with the protein product MLEAEYATMFAAEEGHWWYRGLHDQARRAVGLCREGAKGPLRVLDAGCGTGKVLETLEHDGGVDLFGLDISATALGLARRRGPFALTRASAAALPFADAAFDAVLSLDVLANLPPHLLPTALADCRRVLVPGGRLVCNLVAFQALYGEHDRAVGVVRRYTRGQVARLLAGAGFVTERLTYANTLLFPPAALVRLWRKRPRPGRAPRSDLARPPAAGPALLAGARPRENILTVDWGLPLPFGLSIFAVAQKPRHRNPGHAPR
- a CDS encoding glycosyltransferase family 2 protein, whose amino-acid sequence is MPPSLSIVIPVYNAEASIGRLVERLLAAPPAARTDIVLVNDGSRDGSHAACVALCERFPRQVAYLRLARNFGEHNAVMAGLAQAKGDYVITMDDDFQNPPEEVTRLLAAAVSCGYDAVYAAFREKRHGRLRNWGSRFNDRVATYLLGKPPQLYLSTFRCLSRFLVDEIVRYTGPGPYVDGLILRTTDNIGQVAVEHRDREAGQSGYTLWKLMRLWLTMFVNFSIAPLRFASLLGLGIGGFGLVMAVWSLLEKLFGVDVPAGWTTLYITGIIFSGIQLVMLGLLGEYVGRTLLETNRSPQYVVREIHGGDGRPDKEPGA
- a CDS encoding PTS system mannose/fructose/sorbose family transporter subunit IID; protein product: MGETRGELGVGTLVSCFLRCYLVGAAYNTRGLQHVGLTFAMEPGLTVLYPDPAARDKVFARYLDLYNTHFFWTPLLVGLFLSLETKIARGLVPAEMLDNVKTTTAFTLSAIGDTFFSASIMGLWGLSAACLLAGGRYEVLAGLAGGLFLAAQVFKALTFRAGYREGFSVLRRLRRWDLVNLGRKVKLANAALLTIFWIAIKPRSEGPILADLVLVAVLAAWAATRPSVSREIALLALAAGWVVARSMWPV
- a CDS encoding TIGR04282 family arsenosugar biosynthesis glycosyltransferase → MAVRLIVLAKAPLRGQVKTRLAAACGESFALAAYRAMLANVLGAAAGSGLPTAVAHAPAGAWAAVRALCGPAVALVPQADGDLGARMAAAMTGAFADGAGAALLVGADLPLLTGALLVRAAGLLSRREAVLGPALDGGYYAIGFTREGFCPAVFADMPWGTAEVLARTRERLGGRRVGLLPRLPDCDTAGDLRLLGRAPWRARLAGTPFGRFLAEAAGDPFDRDPDNRLSVP
- a CDS encoding NDP-hexose 2,3-dehydratase family protein — encoded protein: MSTPAIRLAFSRSCRARSGVFADMGHVLAWFAAKDRRDRFTVRRVPLSALDQWAYLPSPLRLGHRSGRFFTIEGIGVESSCGPVRSWDQPIINQPEVGILGLLAREIDGVLHFLMQAKMEPGNVNILQLSPTVQATRSNYCRVHGGHTPRYLEYFTEPGLSRVLLDQLQPEQGARFLYKRNRNMVVAVDHDVPVHEDFCWLTLGQIKALLAHDNIVNMDARTVVSLIPMADPDEPPDDGQLDGVTGFRRDIYLSFCRSDRERHTMDAIMTWLTVGKARHAMRLTPLPLDGLRGWKVTDEAIFHESGLYFSVIGVDVAAHTREATRWSQPLLHHQGEGLVGFLCQRHGGVLHFLARGSLEPGNRDGAQIGPTVACSEVAARAGRYCAPRFLERFLDPAGLTVRYDAVQSEEGGRFHHFRNRYMIVELPPGLPLDTPEHYLWMTLGQLWRMARHGHVNIEARNLLACLGAEESPR
- a CDS encoding TIGR04283 family arsenosugar biosynthesis glycosyltransferase; amino-acid sequence: MNTPCRLRPFFSVVIPVLAEEAAIDAVVDHARVVGYGLDVEIVVVDGDPAGGTLRALSRPGVTGLTAPAGRASQQNAGAAAARGENLLFLHADTRLPAGAFQDAAAALAAGATLGAFSLAIRSGHPWLRLVAAGANLRSRFFFLPYGDQAFFTRREAFFALGGFPDIPVMEDVAYARAVARAGGRVAVLPGRAVTSARRYEAEGVFRATARNLALLALYGLGVSPRRLARHYPPSPRRPGERAG
- a CDS encoding FdtA/QdtA family cupin domain-containing protein, encoding MIPRLAAVRHIDVPTVRDPRGCLSVLEGGRQLPFQVARVFYMHGMTADRGGHAHPDTEQCVIAVAGSLRLDLTDGLASVSHVLDDPTRGLYVPPMVFIDIRDLSPDAVCLVLASTIYEPARVIRTLAAYLEAAAAP